DNA sequence from the Candidatus Methylacidiphilales bacterium genome:
CAACTTCCTCCCAAACAGGCGCGATCACACAAGCCATAAAAAGAAAACCGGCAATTTGACGCGGGTCTTTCATTTCGAGGAACGCCTCCACCGCGGGCTGCATGCCTTCCTTGTACCCAAACCAGGAACAGATTTTAAATGAGGACCAGGAGACCAGCAAAAGCGGGATCAACAGGGAAAAATACACAAACACGCCTGTTTTAAGGCAGGCGGGAATGTCCCGGACCGCCAGCGACCAATATTCGGCCGCGGAAATCCCATGCCGCAGGTAAAGAAACATGGCTGCGCCCACCGCAAGAGCCGGCAGCCACATGGCGAAATAAACAAAGGTCCACCCGGTCAGGACACAGAAAAAGACCATTTCTGTTGGCGTTAGCGGACAGTGTGGCACCGCGCCAAACCGGGCCGCCATTGATTTCCAGCGCGCGGTGAATTTACCAAGCGAAAGGAGAAGAACAAATGCCAGGACGAGCGCTCCACCCGCGAGGACGGCCGGGTTCGAGATCATATTCACAAATTGTTCGCCGCTTTCATGCGGTTAAAAAATTTCACAGGAGGACCGCGAAGGAAGCGCGAAAAGTAAGGCTAAAACAAGCCTCCCCCATCCCTCTGAAAAGGGGGAAGACAAGGGGGTTTTCATTGTCCGCAAAACACGCGAAAGAAAAAACAAAAGATGCTTTGAGCGCTTAACACGAACACATTTTCTCGCGCGGAGGCGCGGAGACGCGGAGGAAGAAGCTATTTTTACCATTAAACTTTTGAAGTACCCGAAGTTGAATTTCAGGTTCTATTGCAGTTAAAATCCGTATTCAAAATTCTGCCTTCAACATTTTCCGCCTTCCTTTGCGCCTCTTCGCGAGCTTCCTGTAACATCAGGTTTTTAGTTCTGCATCCCCGCTTAATGTGCAAACAAATGCTGGGAAATATAATAGAGCTTGCCGCTTTCAAGCCGGATGCCTTCAGGGCCGATATTGACCTGCACCTGGCTGACCGGCGATTTTCCGAGAATCCGGAAAAAACGCGAGAGTGAATACGGCGCTTCAAGCCGGATCACCTCCGCGTCGGCCGGCAGGCCCGCAAATTGGCGGACCTTGGCCAGCGCATCCTCAATGTAGCCGGTCGCATCAATCAAACCTTCCTTCACGGCGGTTTTGCCGCTGAGAATCCGTCCGTCCGCTATCGTGTTGCGCAGTTTGGTTTCATCGAGCTTGCGCTCCCTTGCGACGATCCCGACGAATTTTGAATAGGTTTCGTCAATCAACCCCTGGACATAAGCCCGCTCTTCTTCCGAAACCGGGCGAAAGGGATTGAGCAGGTCTTTCATTTTTCCGGATTTGAAGGTCACGCTTTGCACGCCCACCTTATCGCCGAGCTTTTCGAAATTCATGGTTTGAAGAATAACCCCGATGCTCGCCGTGATGGACAACTCGTTCGCCATGATATACCGGGTGCCGACAGCGGAATAATACGCGCCTGAAGCCCCGACGCTGTCCACATACGAAACAACGGGCTTCACCTTGTTGGTTTTGACGATTTCATGGTATATCACATCGCTGGCGGTCACTTCCCCGCCGGGGCTGTCGATGCGCAGTAAAATGGCTTTGATCGAGTCGTCATTGCGCGCCTGCCTGAGTTTGGCGATGACATCCTCAACCATCGAGGGATTCAAATCCCCCTCGATTCCATAACTGATGACTCCCATCAAATCGATGATCGCGACCTTCCCGTGCGAGTCATTGTCGCCCGAGACATGGGTTTCTGTAAATTCACGGCTGGAAGCCCCATGGCTCGCATAGCGCCCGACAAAAAACAGGTTGAGCAACAGGCTCACGCCCAGGACCGCCACAAGGACCAATCCCGCGCAGAGCAAAAATACCTTTTTCATATTCCGTTAAAGCTGGCATCTTCAGGCAGGCTGCGCAAGCCCGTCATGAAAATCCAAAACCAGGCAATCTCGGAAAAAAAGCTGTTGGACGCCGTCGCCTCCGTCTGCAGCAAGGCACCGGACCTTGCGTTGGGACTCTCCGGTGGCCTCGACTCCATCCTTCTGGCCGAAAGCCTCTTACGACTGGGCCTCGCCCCCCTGTGCCTGCATGTGAACCATGGCTGGCGCGGGAGGCAAAGTGATGCGGATGAACGCTGGGTACGGCGGTGGTGCCGTGAGCACGGCCTGAAATTGCTTGTTAAACGGCTGGGCCGCAAGGTCCCACGCAGCGAGGGTGAGGCGCGCAAGGCCCGCTGGGATTTTTTCAACCGCGCCGCCTCCAGGCATGGCTTTCGGAATCTCTGCCTGGCGCACCATGCCGACGACCAGGTCGAAACATTTTTTCTCCAGCTCTTGCGCGGAGCCGGACCCGAAGGCCTCGCCGGTTTGCGGGAAAAACGGAGGATCGGCAGTCTGACGGTGTTGCGCCCGTTGCTGTGCTTTTCGAAAAACGAACTGCTCCGCCTGGCGCGAAAGTGGAAACTCAAGTGGCGCGAGGACGATTCAAACAAATCCCCCGATTATTTCCGCAACCGGGTCCGCCGCCGCCTGCTGCCTTATTTGAAAAAGCTGAGCGGGCGCGATCCCGCGGTTTTGATTTTACGCACGGTGAATGTGCTGGCGGAGGAAAATGCGTATTGGGAAAAGATGCTGCCTGACAAATGGCCGGAGAAACTTTCCGTGCGCGAATGGAAAACACGCCCGCCGGCCTGGCAACGCCGGGCCATGCGCGCCTGGCTCGCCAGCCGGGGTGTTGGAGATGCTGACTTTGATCAAATCGAGGCGGTCGTCCGGCTCTTGAACCGGGAAAAGCCTTCAAAGGTGAATCTCAGCCGGAACCGTTTCTGCCGCCGCCGCCGCGGGGTCTTGTTTGTGGAATAGGCGGGGGAAATCCCGGAGAATCCAGAAGTCAGAATTAAGAATTCAGAAGAAGGGCCGCGGGAACAAGAGAACTCAATTAAATGCTATTGTCTAAAACCTGCCTGTCCGCCATAGCCTTCCCGACCTCCGTAGCCTCGGCACAGGAGATGGCGAAGGTGGAAAACTTATTCCATTGTTAGAACTGTGTTCCACCCTACTGCCGGGTGCGGGATTCTTGAAAACGGACGGGCGGAATTCCGTGATGCTTCTTGAAGACCCGTGAAAAATGGTACGGATCGGAGAAACCCACCCGCGCGGCAACTTCCTTCACCGTAAAATGACCCCCGATCAGGTGCGCGGCGGCTTCGTTCATTTTCAATCGCATCAGCATCGCATGGGGGCTTTCCCCGGCAAAACGGTAAAATAGGCGGGAGAGGTAGGCGGGATCAAAATGGCTCATCCCGGCCAGTTCCGCCACGGATTGGATTGTACAAAAATGCTTCTGCAACTCCGCCCGGCACCGCTCAAAACTCTGGCGTGCGCGGTTATGCGCCTCCAGGGGAGTGTGCGCGTTTTCCTCAATTCGCAGGGACAGCAATTCGAGCAACAGGGAACAAAGCCGCGGCGCCAAAGGGCCTCCCTTGATTCCGCTCTCCAGCGCCTGTTCGTAAAGATCATGGATGGGCTGGACGTGGTGCAAATAAGCAAAGCCATGCGCCCCCAAAACCTTCCTGTTGATGATTCGCTGCGCATCGCGCCCGGAAAAATCGATGAAATATTTCACCAACGGATCCTCCGGGTTGGTTTCAATGACATGAGCGGTGAAGGGTTTGTAGGCGAAGACCGAACCGGGAACAAGTTTGTGTTCGGTGCCGTTGAGAATCAGCACCCCCTTGCCCCGCGCGACATATTCCATGCCGAAGAATTCGAAGTCGGCCCGGTCGATCCGATAATCGGACGCGCACTGCTCCCACCCGCCGCAGGCCACCGTCAGTTCACTTTTGGGTGAAGGATCCAGATTCAGGAAAAAGTAACGGTACCCCTGAATCTGCCTGGCAATAAAGGAGGGGTGGGGCGGACTGGAAGTAACCGGCTTACCCATGGTTATTGATTATAAAACGTTACCGAGCCAAGTAAAAGTCAAGAGTATCCATCATGGGGTCATAAGCGCCCATTGCATGGGATTGGAAATCGTTCATGCTTGACGTCCATTGATTGTAATTCCGTTTTTAAATTATCCACGAACCCTGTGCATTTGCCTGCTCTTCGCGACGGCAGGAGGGTTGATGGCGCAAACCTCCATTTGGCATGGAGACGGAACCACGAATACCTGGAGTGTTGGGGGACCGGCCAATTTCCAACGTCTGTCAGGTTCCACTTTTTCGGCCGTTTCGTTTGCACAAGGAGACAGTGTTTTGTTCGACGACTCCGGTTCAAACACCCCTGCCGTCAACATCAGCGGCAATCTCACGCCGGGCACCGTAACCGTCAACGCCAACCAGGCTTACACTCTGGGCGGTACGGGCACCTTGAGCGGAGCAATGACCTTGACCAAATCCGGCTCCGGCACACTGACACTCTCGGGCGTGAACACCTACACTGGCGCCACGCAAGTCAACGGCGGCGCGCTGATCCTCACGGGTACGCTCAGCAATACCGGCGGCACAATCACGGTGGGCAACGGCGCCATACTGAATATTTCCGGCGCAACCATCACCACGACAACCCTTCACATTCTCTCGGGAGGGACACTCAGCGGCACGGGCGCAATCACCGGCACAGTTTCCGTGGACACTGGTGGAGTTGTGACAACTGGCAGCGCGCTCCACAGCACCTTTACCGGGGCCGGGCTCGTAACGATCAATACAGGCGGCAACACATTCACGACCGGAAATGCCAACAGCTTCAACGGCTTTGCCGGCACGCTCAACCTGAACTCCACTGGAGTCGGCAAGCTGGCCT
Encoded proteins:
- a CDS encoding CPBP family intramembrane metalloprotease, with translation MISNPAVLAGGALVLAFVLLLSLGKFTARWKSMAARFGAVPHCPLTPTEMVFFCVLTGWTFVYFAMWLPALAVGAAMFLYLRHGISAAEYWSLAVRDIPACLKTGVFVYFSLLIPLLLVSWSSFKICSWFGYKEGMQPAVEAFLEMKDPRQIAGFLFMACVIAPVWEEVVFRGVFYPFLKNHLGAGWSMLLSSFVWASVHQYPPVFAPLLLLGFALVFVYETSGKLSYSIVLHAVFNTSTCMALILYKYVTPTAV
- the sppA gene encoding signal peptide peptidase SppA — its product is MKKVFLLCAGLVLVAVLGVSLLLNLFFVGRYASHGASSREFTETHVSGDNDSHGKVAIIDLMGVISYGIEGDLNPSMVEDVIAKLRQARNDDSIKAILLRIDSPGGEVTASDVIYHEIVKTNKVKPVVSYVDSVGASGAYYSAVGTRYIMANELSITASIGVILQTMNFEKLGDKVGVQSVTFKSGKMKDLLNPFRPVSEEERAYVQGLIDETYSKFVGIVARERKLDETKLRNTIADGRILSGKTAVKEGLIDATGYIEDALAKVRQFAGLPADAEVIRLEAPYSLSRFFRILGKSPVSQVQVNIGPEGIRLESGKLYYISQHLFAH
- the tilS gene encoding tRNA lysidine(34) synthetase TilS, translating into MKIQNQAISEKKLLDAVASVCSKAPDLALGLSGGLDSILLAESLLRLGLAPLCLHVNHGWRGRQSDADERWVRRWCREHGLKLLVKRLGRKVPRSEGEARKARWDFFNRAASRHGFRNLCLAHHADDQVETFFLQLLRGAGPEGLAGLREKRRIGSLTVLRPLLCFSKNELLRLARKWKLKWREDDSNKSPDYFRNRVRRRLLPYLKKLSGRDPAVLILRTVNVLAEENAYWEKMLPDKWPEKLSVREWKTRPPAWQRRAMRAWLASRGVGDADFDQIEAVVRLLNREKPSKVNLSRNRFCRRRRGVLFVE
- a CDS encoding AraC family transcriptional regulator codes for the protein MGKPVTSSPPHPSFIARQIQGYRYFFLNLDPSPKSELTVACGGWEQCASDYRIDRADFEFFGMEYVARGKGVLILNGTEHKLVPGSVFAYKPFTAHVIETNPEDPLVKYFIDFSGRDAQRIINRKVLGAHGFAYLHHVQPIHDLYEQALESGIKGGPLAPRLCSLLLELLSLRIEENAHTPLEAHNRARQSFERCRAELQKHFCTIQSVAELAGMSHFDPAYLSRLFYRFAGESPHAMLMRLKMNEAAAHLIGGHFTVKEVAARVGFSDPYHFSRVFKKHHGIPPVRFQESRTRQ
- a CDS encoding autotransporter-associated beta strand repeat-containing protein, producing MAQTSIWHGDGTTNTWSVGGPANFQRLSGSTFSAVSFAQGDSVLFDDSGSNTPAVNISGNLTPGTVTVNANQAYTLGGTGTLSGAMTLTKSGSGTLTLSGVNTYTGATQVNGGALILTGTLSNTGGTITVGNGAILNISGATITTTTLHILSGGTLSGTGAITGTVSVDTGGVVTTGSALHSTFTGAGLVTINTGGNTFTTGNANSFNGFAGTLNLNSTGVGKLALNTAGQNFGAGATVNINSGSTLYMVSGTTISGTTFNLTGNGNTENLGALRLEGNTIGATSTINLLSNCTIGGNNTYSAIIGTIAGNGFGFTKVANNTFVLSGANTFTGTTSVSAGLLNLSNALALQNSTLAANSAFTNSGIIFSSTVSGNAFTL